A region of Caretta caretta isolate rCarCar2 chromosome 26, rCarCar1.hap1, whole genome shotgun sequence DNA encodes the following proteins:
- the PIWIL2 gene encoding piwi-like protein 2, with protein MDPWRPPFQGAAPFRKPCGARMPGPQLQLPQPEHLVRGRAASVPPASRMQRVPEEPRQPAGLVQQEPLASVMTLPSMFQGLGFETIPRPALGRAVQPLGRGILGKGMGGMEANPKAVMPVQPTFPSPNVMPAGYSKGERMPLFPGRILGRGQMEAPPVPLGRMAVSLGRVLCKVPTDLTSLHTGVLQPQLLQPLLSPLRFASQPESPLPILVEQMERKEPVVKQGSKGTPFPLGLNLIKIHCKNEAVYQYHVTFSPNVECKSMRFGMMKEHRSVTGDVTAFDGSILYLPIKLPQTVDLICQRKTDGADITIKLQMTKILEPSSDLCIPFYNVVFRRVMRILDMKLVGRNFYDPTSPTMLQQYRLQIWPGYSASIRRTDGGLFLLADVSHKVIRNDSVLDVMHAIYQQSAENFQDECTKQLIGNIVITRYNNHTYRVDDIDWNKTPKDSFTMSDGKEITFIDYYSKNYGITVRELDQPLLIHRPNERQTSQGKLQRGEILLLPELSYMTGIPEKMKKDFRAMKDLTHQINLSPKQHHASLSNLLHRIEENEAASKEMSRWGLCLDKDVYKTQGRVLPMERINLRTSSFMTSEDLNWTKEITREAAISTIPMHYWALFYPKRAVDQARELVSMLEKVSGPIGMQLNQPAWVELKDDRIETYARTIKSILGTEGKMQVVVCIIAGTRDDLYGAIKKLCCVQSPVTSQVINARTIMTQPNKLRSIAQKILLQINCKLGGELWGVNIPLKQLMVIGMDVYHDPSRGMRSVVGFVASTNHAVTKWYSRVVFQMPHQEIADSLKLCLVGALQKFYEVNHCLPEKIAVYRDGVSDSQLNTVVSYEIPQLQQCFEAFENYQPKMVFFVVQKKISTNLYSASTEHFVTPAPGTVIDHTVTSRDWVDFYLLSHHVRQGCGIPTRYICVLNTANLSPDHMQRLTFKLCHMYWNWPGTIRVPAPCKYAHKLAFLAGQFLHHEPAIQLCERLFFL; from the exons GAACCTCTGGCATCTGTCATGACTCTGCCTTCCATGTTCCAAGGACTTGGTTTTGAGACCATCCCGAGACCTGCCTTGGGACGGGCAGTTCAGCCTTTGG GTCGAGGCATCTTGGGCAAGGGCATGGGTGGTATGGAGGCCAACCCTAAAGCAGTCATGCCAGTGCAGCCCACCTTTCCATCACCAAATGTCATGCCAGCTGGGTACAGCAAAGGGGAGAGGATGCCGCTTTTTCCTGGCAG AATTCTTGGCCGTGGGCAAATGGAAGCTCCACCTGTCCCTCTTGGAAGAATGGCTGTGTCACTCGGCAGGGTGTTGTGCAAAGTTCCTACAGACTTGACTTCCCTGCACACAGGTGTGCTTCAGCCTCAGCTCTTGCAGCCACTGCTGTCACCCCTCAGGTTTGCATCCCAGCCAGAAAGTCCTCTTCCCATCCTTGTTGAACAGATGGAGAGAAA AGAACCGGTAGTGAAGCAAGGATCTAAAGGAACTCCGTTCCCCTTGGGATTGAACCTGATTAAAATACACTGCAAAAATGAAGCCGTTTACCAGTACCATGTGACTTTCAG TCCTAATGTGGAATGCAAGAGTATGCGGTTTGGGATGATGAAGGAGCATAGATCGGTGACAGGAGACGTTACGGCATTTGATGGCTCTATCCTCTACCTGCCTATCAAGTTGCCTCAA ACTGTTGATCTGATATGTCAGAGAAAGACAGATGGAGCTGACATCACCATAAAGCTTCAGATGACCAAAATCCTAGAGCCCAGCTCGGACCTGTGCATTCCGTTTTACAATGTGGTCTTCAGGAG GGTGATGAGGATTTTAGATATGAAACTTGTTGGGAGAAATTTCTACGATCCCACCAGTCCTACAATGCTGCAGCAGTATAG GTTGCAGATATGGCCAGGTTACTCAGCCAGTATCCGGAGGACGGATGGAGGTCTCTTCCTGTTGGCAGATGTCTCCCACAAGGTTATCCGGAATGATTCTGTCCTGGATGTAAT GCATGCAATCTACCAGCAGAGCGCAGAGAACTTTCAGGATGAGTGCACCAAGCAGCTAATTGGCAATATCGTCATTACCCGCTATAATAATCACACTTACCGTGTTGATGACATTGACTGGAACAAGACTCCGAAGGACAGTTTCACCATGTCTGATGGGAAGGAGATCACCTTCATAGACTATTACAG CAAAAATTATGGTATAACAGTCAGGGAGCTGGACCAGCCGCTGCTGATTCACAGACCCAATGAAAGGCAGACTTCCCAAGGGAAG CTTCAGAGGGGTGAGATTCTGCTGCTGCCAGAGCTCTCCTACATGACCGGGATCCCTGAGAAGATGAAGAAGGACTTCAGAGCCATGAAG GACCTAACCCATCAGATTAATCTGAGTCCCAAGCAGCACCACGCATCCCTGAGTAATCTCCTGCACAGGATTGAGGAGAATGAAGCTGCCAGCAAGGAAATGTCACGGTGGGGACTATGTTTGGACAAGGACGTGTATAAG ACGCAAGGGCGCGTTCTCCCCATGGAAAGAATAAACCTGAGGACCAGCTCTTTTATGACTTCTGAGGACTTAAACTGGACCAAAGAGATAACAAGAGAAGCCGCCATCTCTACG ATTCCCATGCATTACTGGGCATTGTTTTATCCAAAACGGGCTGTGGACCAAGCACGAGAGTTGGTCAGCATGCtggagaaggtctctggcccgATTGGCATGCAGTTAAACCAGCCTGCCTGGGTGGAATTGAAAGATGATCGAATAGAGACCTATGCCAGGACTATCAAATCCATCTTGGGCACTGAG GGTAAGATGCAGGTGGTCGTATGTATCATCGCCGGGACCAGAGATGACTTGTACGGAGCCATTAAAAAGCTGTGCTGTGTGCAGTCTCCAGTAACCTCTCAG GTCATCAATGCTCGAACCATCATGACCCAGCCAAACAAACTAAGGAGCATAGCACAGAAAATTCTGCTGCAGATTAATTGCAAGCTAGGCGGGGAACTCTGGGGAGTGAACATCCCATTG AAACAGCTGATGGTGATTGGCATGGATGTGTACCACGATCCCAGCAGGGGAATGCGCTCTGTGGTTGGCTTCGTTGCAAGCACCAATCA TGCTGTCACAAAGTGGTATTCTAGGGTTGTGTTCCAGATGCCTCATCAGGAAATTGCAGACAGTTTGAAGCTTTGCCTGGTCGGTGCCTTACAGAAGTTTTATGAG GTGAACCACTGTCTCCCTGAGAAGATAGCAGTTTATAGAGATGGGGTGTCAGACAGCCAGCTGAACACAGTGGTCAGCTACGAGATCCCACAGCTCCAGCAGTGCTTTGAAGCCTTTGAGAACTACCAGCCCAAGATGGTGTTCTTTGTGGTTCAGAAGAAAATCAGCACCAATCTCTACTCTGCTTCCACTGAGCACTTTGTAACCCCTGCTCCAGGGACTGTAATTGACCATACTGTCACCAGCAGAGATTG GGTGGATTTTTACTTGTTGTCTCATCACGTCCGGCAGGGTTGCGGCATCCCAACGCGCTATATCTGTGTGCTTAACACGGCCAACCTCAGTCCTGACCACATGCAAAG GTTGACTTTCAAGCTTTGCCACATGTACTGGAACTGGCCAGGTACTATCCGAGTTCCAGCCCCCTGCAAATACGCTCACAAGCTGGCCTTTCTCGCAGGACAGTTTCTGCACCATGAGCCAGCTATTCAGCTCTGTGAGAGACTCTTTTTCCTGTAA